The Porites lutea chromosome 11, jaPorLute2.1, whole genome shotgun sequence genome contains the following window.
AATTGTGCATTTGTTCCATATCATTATCGCAGCTCAACTAGTGTGTTGCATTGTCTTCTCTAGGTATAACTGCTGGAAAGGTTTCTTTGCTAACCACCCGAAATACCATTCTGAggttcccctcccctcccctcccctcccctcctcggGTGCTTTTTCTTCCAACCTCCCCTGTGGCCACGTATTGGAGCAGTTTTGTTGGCACGTGCATGTGCATTTTGGTCTCGCACGTAAGTTAAAATGACGCTATGAGGAAGCTGTCcttgaaaagtttttctttGGTATGGAAAACTTGTTCCGAGAAACCGTCCTCTCCCGATGAAAAAACGATGAAACCTCTagcatttgataacttgtttcgtCACTACAACGCTAATTCCCGTTGTAGAATGACGACAGCTATCacgttttgccgccaaaacaACGCTGATTCACACGCGTGGACAACTTAGTATTGAGAATAGCTCGTTTTCGTAGTCGTCCTCATCTTAGAATCTTAAGGTCTCTTTAACTGAATATATAACCacagtttattttaaaaataaaacaaactatTTACTCTATGTTGATCCATTTTCAACAGAATCCATGGGTCTTCACCAGGAAGAAACTAAGTCCAAAGGAGCCCTAGTGTCAACAGCTCTCTGTGTAAATACACTGGAAATCTGGACGTTAGAAGCTTTGCTTTTGGAGCTGTTTTCTTTCATCTCAAATTACTGTTATTTTAACCGAGAAAAGGTGTAACTATTATAAAGTAACACGTACTGTCAAAGCAGTAAACGATTACAGTGGAAAAGGGCGCTTACCACTTTTTCGAAATGAGGCAGCAAAAATCGGAGCAACTACAGAATACATGACCATATTGTAATAGTGGCTCGGTGGCTCGCTGATCACGACAAGTATCAAAAGCAGAGAAAGATAAGTATTAGATATCAAGCGAGGTAGAGAAGagataagttaaaaaaaaaaaaaacaagtaaaggTATATATCTTAGTGGCTCGGCGGCTCGCTGGCTCTTCACTCGAAGCCTGTCAAGCCTTCGAGCCGCCCCCCAAAAAATATACCTAGAAAATTGGCCCAGTATTCTAATTCAAAGACGACAGAAGGtaaattgttgttgcttaaaATATCTAAAAGTCGTAATTGCTCATcggtaggatgcctaaaatgtgtgcaattccacaattacTTTAGTCGGCTTCATTAAATCCTGTACCAATCGTAGAACGTTTTAGTGGATCAAATGGGtaaaattgtttaaaacgcCTTCTCCAAACCTGGCTTGAAcacatttgtttttaagttcaTCACCTCAGTCGCAAGAATTTGTTTGAATCAGCTTAAAAAGCGCCCGATAACTGTAATCTTGTAAGAATTAAAGTTTAGTGAAGCATGGTCCAAGAAAGGTACTACAGAATCAAAAAAAGTCGGGAAGCTATTGTTACATTCATTGCTTGATGACCTAAAGACTATTTAGGATGGAGGGAAATAAATTTGATCACTTAGTTAGGGGGTTACTTTTCAACTGCTAATCGTCTCTAACCATGATCGTCTTGTCACCTGATTAGTATTGACACTCTCGTTAACACACAGGCCTTaatgttttctccatttttgcCAACCGGCGGGTGGAGGTATGACTTGTGGAATAAGATTTTTCTCCGTTCTAAAGCGCCGTATCTAAAGGTGCCTCTTGTCCATTTTTGTTGTCCGTTGAAGAGGCTATGTCGCTGTTCGCGTTTGTTTGACTTTGAAAATCCTTCGCCGAAAGCCATCCCAAGACACATCCTGCATACACTATAGGACTCTTGTACCCAGTTGCCGCAGCTTGACGCGCAGCCTCTATTTTACGCATAGCTGACAAATACTGACCGCTGACCTGACACCTTTGACCGGTCTTGCAATACAGTGCAAAATCCTCGCAGTTACTTCCCACGATGTTGAACTGTCCAAATCCTTCCCGCAGTGCCTCTCGAGCGCGCTTAAGAACTGTTTCAGGGTCATCGCTTTGTTTTGTGGTGCATGTTCCGCGCGGATTGCTGCTGAATTCTTCATCGCTTGCGCCATATTTATAAACGTACCATTCAGAGTGATTAGGCCCTATGAAGTCGTATAAGTCGCTCTCTACAATTTCTGAACTGTCCATTTCACCAGTTTCGAGAGGTGTTTGAAAATGTACAACTTTACTATCGTCCATAAAGATTCCTATAAAAGGAACAACGCTGTTTAATTATGACACCCACAATCAACCACCAGACAACCTCTTTCTGCGATACAGGAACCCGTTTCTCGAGAGTGGCGATAA
Protein-coding sequences here:
- the LOC140951440 gene encoding uncharacterized protein, which codes for MKQAGKVMVHPSVGDHIYVVRSLGYAHHGIFMDDSKVVHFQTPLETGEMDSSEIVESDLYDFIGPNHSEWYVYKYGASDEEFSSNPRGTCTTKQSDDPETVLKRAREALREGFGQFNIVGSNCEDFALYCKTGQRCQVSGQYLSAMRKIEAARQAAATGYKSPIVYAGCVLGWLSAKDFQSQTNANSDIASSTDNKNGQEAPLDTAL